The DNA window CAGGAGATATGCTGGAGGCTGCTTTAATTGCAGGAATATGTTCTGTAGGTGCAGAGGCTATTTCTATAGGGGTGGTACCTACACCTGCGGTAGCATATTTAACAAGGCTGTATAATGCTGATGCAGGAGTAGTGATATCTGCTTCTCATAATCCGGTAGAGTATAACGGAATCAAATATTTTAATAATAAAGGTTATAAATTAAGTGATGCTATTGAAGAAAGAATAGAGGCTATTATTCTTGATAACGCAGAGGAAATACCTGCGCCTGTAGGTGCTGAAATCGGGCATAAAACAGAAAATGAAAATGCATTGGATGATTATGTTAAGTTTATAAAAAGTACTATAGACTGTAACTTAGAAGGACTGAAAATTGCAATAGATTGCGCAAATGGAGCTTCCTACGAATCTGCCCCTATTGCTCTTTTTGAACTGGGTGCCGAAGTAAGCGTAATTAACAATGAACCGGATGGCACTAACATTAATTTAAACTGTGGATCTACTCATATAGAGCAGTTGCAGAAGTTTGTAATAGAATCCAGTGCTGATGTCGGACTTGCTTTTGATGGAGATGCAGATAGAGTGCTGGCCATAGACGAAAAAGGGAATTTGGTAGATGGTGACCAAATTATGGCGATCTGTGCTCTAGATCTTATGGAACAAGGCAAATTAAAAGATAATACACTTGTTACGACTGTAATGAGTAACCTAGGCTTGTTCATTATGGCTAAAGAAAAAGGCCTAAAAGTTGTACAGACGAAAGTTGGAGATAGATATGTGCTGGAGGAAATGCTTGATAAGGGGTATGTTCTAGGTGGAGAACAATCAGGGCATATCATTTTTCTGCAGCATAATACGACGGGAGATGGAATGATTACTGCTCTTCAACTGTTATCCGTACTTAAGAAATCCGGCAAAAAGCTATCTGAGCTTGCATCGGTGATGCAGGTATTGCCACAGGTATTAGTTAATGCTAAAGTAAGTAATGAAAAGAAAAATACATATATGGAAGATGAAATTATAGCAAAGGCCATAAAGAGCCTTGAGGACACCTTTGCAGGCAACG is part of the Petroclostridium xylanilyticum genome and encodes:
- the glmM gene encoding phosphoglucosamine mutase — encoded protein: MGRLFGTDGVRGVANTELTPELAFKVGQAGAYVLTEETHHRPKILVGKDTRISGDMLEAALIAGICSVGAEAISIGVVPTPAVAYLTRLYNADAGVVISASHNPVEYNGIKYFNNKGYKLSDAIEERIEAIILDNAEEIPAPVGAEIGHKTENENALDDYVKFIKSTIDCNLEGLKIAIDCANGASYESAPIALFELGAEVSVINNEPDGTNINLNCGSTHIEQLQKFVIESSADVGLAFDGDADRVLAIDEKGNLVDGDQIMAICALDLMEQGKLKDNTLVTTVMSNLGLFIMAKEKGLKVVQTKVGDRYVLEEMLDKGYVLGGEQSGHIIFLQHNTTGDGMITALQLLSVLKKSGKKLSELASVMQVLPQVLVNAKVSNEKKNTYMEDEIIAKAIKSLEDTFAGNGRVLIRPSGTEPLVRVMIEGQDKNFLQEKAEELARLIEERLK